In Qipengyuania psychrotolerans, one DNA window encodes the following:
- the pstA gene encoding phosphate ABC transporter permease PstA, with product MSERIAPTRTPAFEARLKKRYAAEKRFRGLGLAAIVFSVGVLIYLLASMTFNGIGGFQRSEVAVPIDFAQAGLSADPATMAGPDAVQSLQGQGLPEVVQYFAQEALGEEAAEELGAQAWRDVAQAIIADPSIIRQERTFWLPASADLASGYAGEGSAEMQALAAQLDAEGKIDKNFDAGFFSRADATNPQQVGIWGALKGSMLTMVVTLLLAFPIGVLAALYLEEYAPKNRWTDLIELSINNLAAVPSIIFGLLGLAVFLTIFPNLRSAPVIGGMTLALMTMPVIVIAGRNAIKAVPPSIRDGALAVGASPVQVVFHHVLPLALPGILTGTIIGMARALGETAPLLMIGMRAFVATPPDGFTSPATVLPMQIFLWSDEIDRGFVERTSAAIIVLLLFLLLMNGLAIYLRNKFEKKW from the coding sequence ATGAGTGAGCGCATTGCCCCCACGCGTACGCCCGCCTTCGAAGCGCGGCTGAAAAAGCGCTACGCAGCTGAAAAGCGTTTCCGCGGCCTTGGTCTTGCGGCAATCGTGTTCTCAGTTGGCGTGCTGATCTATTTGCTCGCCTCGATGACTTTCAACGGCATCGGCGGTTTCCAGCGTTCCGAAGTGGCTGTGCCCATCGACTTCGCGCAGGCTGGCCTGTCGGCTGATCCCGCGACGATGGCTGGCCCAGACGCCGTGCAATCGCTTCAAGGACAGGGCTTACCTGAAGTGGTTCAGTATTTCGCGCAGGAAGCGCTCGGCGAAGAAGCCGCTGAAGAGCTTGGCGCACAAGCATGGCGCGATGTCGCGCAGGCCATCATTGCCGACCCGTCGATAATCCGACAGGAACGGACATTCTGGCTGCCTGCAAGTGCCGATCTTGCCAGCGGTTACGCTGGTGAAGGCTCGGCCGAAATGCAGGCCCTTGCCGCACAGCTCGACGCCGAGGGCAAGATTGACAAGAATTTCGACGCCGGCTTCTTTAGCCGCGCCGATGCCACCAACCCGCAACAAGTCGGAATCTGGGGCGCTTTGAAAGGCTCCATGCTGACGATGGTGGTGACCTTGCTGCTAGCGTTCCCGATCGGCGTTCTGGCAGCACTCTACCTCGAGGAATACGCTCCGAAAAACCGGTGGACCGATCTGATCGAGCTATCGATCAACAATCTCGCTGCAGTTCCGTCGATCATCTTCGGCCTGCTCGGCCTGGCGGTGTTCCTGACGATCTTCCCCAATTTGCGATCGGCCCCAGTGATCGGTGGTATGACGTTGGCCCTGATGACCATGCCGGTTATCGTGATCGCCGGACGCAATGCCATCAAGGCTGTTCCTCCCAGCATCCGCGACGGTGCGCTGGCCGTGGGCGCTTCGCCGGTTCAGGTCGTCTTCCACCACGTCCTGCCGCTTGCCCTGCCCGGTATCTTGACCGGTACTATCATCGGCATGGCCCGCGCCTTGGGCGAAACAGCGCCTCTGCTGATGATCGGCATGCGCGCATTCGTCGCGACACCGCCTGATGGGTTCACTTCACCTGCGACAGTTCTGCCGATGCAGATTTTCCTGTGGTCCGACGAAATCGATCGCGGTTTCGTTGAACGGACAAGTGCGGCTATCATTGTCCTATTGCTGTTCCTCCTGTTGATGAACGGCCTCGCCATCTACCTGCGCAACAAGTTCGAGAAAAAGTGGTGA